Proteins encoded together in one Miscanthus floridulus cultivar M001 chromosome 16, ASM1932011v1, whole genome shotgun sequence window:
- the LOC136510494 gene encoding uncharacterized protein, translating to MALPSYRNDNQITTHESHDDILRQTSGWVRDAGVNRLFSYRHLAHPRSAPVIRCKGEGAAAARKVLRSTPGPSSQLGIFVLVCVILAGAWFGYWGVRKLVLAEDESVGEGVAYFVEWAILIISAVMILQSSLDYLFAFAAIVFCVIIKVIARIEGKSKVLRYIFGINLDGGTALHIAACEGHRDIVRVAAQLED from the exons ATGGCCTTACCGAGTTACCGGAACGATAACCAAATTACGACGCACGAATCTCATGACGATATCCTACGGCAGACATCAGGGTGGGTACGTGACGCGGGTGTGAACCGCTTATTTTCGTACCGCCACCTCGCTCATCCCCGATCTGCGCCCGTCATTCGCTGTAAAGGAGAAGGTGCCGCCGCCGCACGCAAGGTGCTCAGGTCTACGCCGGGCCCTTCATCACAG CTTGGAATATTCGTTCTCGTATGTGTCATCTTAGCTGGAGCCTGGTTTGGTTACTGGGGTGTCCGTAAACTTGTCCTGGCGGAAGATGAATCTGTTGGCGAGGGTGTGGCTTATTTTGTTGAGTGGGCTATCTTAATTATTTCAGCTGTTATGATCCTCCAG AGTTCTCTGGACTATCTCTTTGCATTTGCGGCTATAGTCTTCTGTGTAATCATCAAAGTGATTGCAAGAATTGAGGGAAAGTCAAAAGTTTTACGCTATATATTCGG CATCAACCTTGACGGCGGAACTGCACTGCACATTGCTGCCTGTGAGGGCCACCGCGACATTGTCAGAGTGGCTGCTCAACTAGAAGACTAG
- the LOC136512200 gene encoding uncharacterized protein, with the protein MIPYSKLRRLTTYSDAGKMSVDWASLDKDLVELIGWRVLAGDLPDYVRFRAVCSHWRASTVRPRRRGVLDPRFHPRQWMMLPEGHGLYPGHPDLGGFVRFFNLSTGAFVRAHLPLLDDHVILDSIDGLLLLHRDHDTAIRLLNPFTGDVAELPPLASLLPQIGFTHHYNEQSKRTGLMSVRASVTVSSTGTITVMLAFDLLHRVAYATTGDQRWTLFAWKIQPLLRPVSFQGKFYVMQIVLSVHKLYIHQINPPIQDTAEELSNLPLPVEIAEFPMEKFLYILNFVECCSELLLVAYNDASRSKLVIYRLADLVNGKFEPVTSIGNHTLFVGERCLCVSFSPNKGSKNLLSMSPNSVICLHSLPVNHDSEDSSHFEQYDLGTGIWIPASDGNIFQIPPPSPHTLIHHIFTCCRLKYWNKGLMFCAETEPVWLVKQELRYGA; encoded by the exons ATGATTCCGTACAGTAAGCTCCGCCGCCTGACGACGTACAGCGACGCCGGCAAGATGTCCGTGGATTGGGCGTCGTTGGACAAGGATCTGGTGGAGCTGATCGGGTGGCGGGTGCTGGCCGGCGACTTGCCGGACTACGTCCGTTTCCGCGCTGTCTGCTCCCACTGGAGAGCAAGCACCGTCCGCCCTCGCAGGCGTGGCGTCCTCGACCCGCGTTTCCACCCGCGCCAATGGATGATGCTGCCGGAGGGTCACGGCTTGTATCCTGGCCATCCTGACCTCGGCGGCTTCGTTCGCTTCTTCAACCTCTCCACCGGCGCCTTCGTCCGCGCCCACCTCCCTCTCCTGGATGACCATGTCATCCTTGATTCCATCGACGGCCTGCTACTCCTGCACCGCGACCACGACACCGCCATTCGCCTCCTCAACCCCTTCACTGGCGATGTCGCCGAGCTCCCACCACTTGCGTCCCTCCTGCCACAGATTGGATTCACCCACCACTACAATGAGCAAAGCAAGCGCACAGGACTCATGAGTGTCCGCGCCTCTGTTACCGTCAGTTCCACTGGAACCATCACTGTTATGCTGGCTTTTGACCTTCTGCACCGTGTAGCCTATGCCACCACTGGAGATCAGCGGTGGACTCTATTTGCCTGGAAGATCCAACCTTTGCTTAGACCCGTGTCTTTCCAAGGCAAATTCTACGTGATGCAGATTGTACTGAGTGTACATAAGTTATACATCCACCAGATTAATCCACCAATCCAAGACACTGCTGAGGAACTGTCTAATCTGCCGTTGCCAGTGGAGATTGCTGAATTCCCAATGGAAAAATTTCTCTACATCCTCAACTTTGTAGAGTGTTGCTCAGAGCTCTTGCTAGTTGCCTACAATGATGCTTCTCGTTCAAAGCTGGTAATCTACAGACTTGCTGACCTTGTCAATGGAAAGTTTGAGCCCGTTACGAGCATCGGTAACCACACCTTGTTCGTTGGTGAACGTTGTCTCTGTGTCTCATTCTCACCTAACAAGGGGAGTAAGAACCTTCTGTCCATGTCACCTAACTCTGTCATCTGCTTGCATAGTTTGCCGGTCAATCATGATTCTGAAGATTCATCTCATTTTGAGCAATATGACCTAGGTACTGGCATCTGGATTCCTGCCAGTGATGGAAACATTTTCCAAATACCACCACCCAGCCCCCATACACTCATCCATCATATCTTTACTTGTTGCCGTCTGAAGTATTG GAATAAAGGACTCATGTTTTGTGCTGAAACAGAGCCTGTCTGGTTGGTGAAACAAGAACTGCGCTATGGG
- the LOC136510495 gene encoding receptor protein kinase-like protein At4g34220, which translates to MAGGGAVVGAVGWLLLLLLASLCARSHGLNADGVLLMAFKNAVTADPLGTLLSGTLPPDLGRIEHLLHLDLSGNSLSGGLPATLLNATELRVLSLAGNAIFGELPDTGATAYALTGRLPAALCRLPCLIVLGLASNRFAGELPIGGLGTLELVDLSGNGFNGSLPSDFGGGGGHGSACSTFCRTSSLRAVSIELAALVPANATVDLSRNNFTSAIPQDGPFAAQPATAYEGNPNLCGPPLKQACSIPSSLSNPPNATDSPPAFAAIPKNPARAPPGAPRQPWPSISRTRGS; encoded by the exons ATGGCCGGAGGAGGGGCGGTGGTGGGTGCGGTggggtggctgctgctgctgcttctcgcCTCGCTGTGCGCCCGCTCCCACGGGCTCAATGCCGACGGGGTGCTGCTCATGGCCTTCAAGAACGCGGTCACCGCGGACCCGCTGGGCACGCTG CTCTCGGGGACGCTGCCGCCGGACCTCGGCCGCATCGAGCACCTGCTTCACCTCGACCTCTCCGGGAACAGCCTCAGCGGCGGCCTGCCGGCCACGCTGCTCAACGCCACCGAGCTCCGTGTGCTCTCGCTCGCGGGCAACGCCATCTTCGGCGAGCTCCCGGACACGGGGGCGacggcctacgcgctcacgggcCGCCTCCCCGCTGCGTTGTGCAGGCTACCCTGCCTCATCGTGCTGGGGCTCGCCAGCAACCGCTTCGCCGGCGAGCTCCCCATCGGGGGCCTCGGGACGTTGGAGCTCGTTGACCTCAGCGGCAACGGCTTCAACGGCTCCCTCCCGTCAgacttcgggggggggggggggcacggcTCCGCCTGCTCAACGTTTTGTCGAACAAGCTCATTGCGGGCGGTGTCGATCGAGCTGGCCGCGCTCGTCCCAGCGAACGCGACGGTGGACCTGTCGCGGAACAACTTCACCAGCGCGATCCCACAGGACGGCCCGTTCGCCGCGCAGCCGGCGACGGCGTACGAGGGCAACCCGAACCTGTGCGGGCCGCCGCTGAAGCAGGCGTGCTCCATCCCATCGTCGCTCTCGAACCCTCCCAACGCCACCGACTCACCGCCGGCGTTCGCGGCCATCCCCAAGAACCCCGCTCGTGCCCCGCCGGGAGCCCCGAGGCAGCCGTGGCCATCCATTAGCAGGACGAGGGGGAGCTGA